A genomic region of bacterium contains the following coding sequences:
- a CDS encoding tyrosine-protein phosphatase, with protein sequence MGSAWRYRLQGAVAMLVVLLVATIVYYWVGSGWFTYLGWKPRVVDVTAPAQYPLATPRNDIPGLSNFARVSRNLYRGADADAAGYRMLKLMGVRTIVDLQEFHSDRQALQGLGLRYVHIPMNPSELDDDEVAAFLQVVRDPDCQPVFVHCKAGSDRTGTVVAIYRVMEQHWPPEQAALELPRFGFHEIFVPLQEYLKELDRGKLNSLAATQPPPQVVIIP encoded by the coding sequence ATGGGTTCGGCCTGGCGCTACCGACTGCAGGGCGCAGTGGCGATGCTGGTGGTGCTGCTCGTGGCCACCATCGTCTACTACTGGGTCGGCTCCGGCTGGTTCACCTACCTGGGCTGGAAGCCGCGGGTGGTGGATGTCACCGCGCCGGCCCAGTACCCACTGGCCACGCCCCGGAACGACATCCCCGGCCTGAGCAACTTCGCCCGCGTGTCGCGCAACCTCTACCGCGGTGCTGATGCCGACGCCGCCGGCTACCGCATGCTCAAGCTGATGGGGGTGCGCACAATCGTGGACCTGCAGGAGTTCCACAGCGACCGGCAGGCCCTGCAAGGCCTCGGCCTGCGCTACGTGCACATTCCCATGAACCCCTCCGAGCTGGACGATGACGAGGTCGCGGCCTTTCTGCAGGTCGTGCGCGACCCGGACTGCCAGCCGGTGTTCGTCCACTGCAAGGCCGGGTCGGACCGCACGGGAACGGTGGTGGCGATCTACCGGGTGATGGAACAGCACTGGCCCCCCGAGCAGGCTGCGCTGGAGTTGCCGCGCTTCGGCTTCCACGAGATCTTCGTCCCCCTGCAGGAGTACCTCAAGGAGCTTGATCGCGGCAAGCTGAACAGCCTTGCCGCCACCCAGCCCCCGCCGCAAGTCGTCATCATCCCCTGA
- a CDS encoding sulfate ABC transporter substrate-binding protein, with protein MRQFRLPVALSLLLGFSVLLFAGCPRTNAPSSSGPAAATEPTAPSGGTVSLTLAAYTVPKEAYQKVVIPAFQAYWKQKTGQEVKFVESYEASGAQSRAICAGLEADVACLSLAADVDRIKDKGLITHDWTAADHGGMITHSVVALGVRVGNPKHITGDWESLARPGVEVLCPNPETSGGAQWDVNAIYGGALKRSEKQGKRDETYAADLLRRIRQNIKVMDKSGRASMTTFETGVGDVVITYENELKLRNLQAHKYDVILPDATLLIENPAALVDVNADKHGVRQVAEAFVRFLWTAAAQRGFAQHGFRSVDPAVAREFADQYPVPPQLFTMEYLGGWDTVNKTIYGPDGLWARIGREQ; from the coding sequence ATGCGTCAGTTTCGTCTTCCTGTTGCGCTGTCATTGCTACTTGGCTTCAGTGTCCTGCTCTTCGCCGGTTGCCCCCGCACCAACGCGCCCTCGTCCAGCGGACCGGCGGCCGCCACCGAACCTACCGCACCGAGCGGTGGCACGGTGTCGCTGACGCTGGCCGCCTACACCGTGCCCAAAGAGGCCTATCAGAAGGTCGTCATCCCCGCCTTCCAGGCGTACTGGAAGCAGAAGACGGGGCAGGAAGTGAAGTTCGTCGAGTCCTACGAGGCCAGCGGGGCGCAGAGCCGCGCCATCTGTGCGGGCCTGGAGGCCGATGTGGCCTGCCTGTCGCTGGCGGCCGATGTGGACCGCATCAAGGACAAGGGCCTCATCACCCACGACTGGACCGCCGCCGACCACGGGGGGATGATCACCCACTCCGTCGTGGCGCTGGGGGTGCGGGTGGGCAATCCGAAGCACATCACCGGCGACTGGGAGAGCCTCGCCCGGCCCGGCGTCGAGGTGCTGTGCCCCAACCCGGAGACCTCGGGCGGGGCCCAGTGGGATGTCAACGCGATCTACGGTGGGGCCCTGAAGCGCAGCGAGAAGCAGGGCAAGAGGGACGAGACATACGCGGCCGACCTGCTCCGGCGCATCCGCCAGAACATCAAGGTCATGGATAAGAGCGGTCGCGCCTCGATGACCACCTTTGAGACCGGCGTGGGCGATGTCGTCATCACCTACGAGAACGAGCTGAAGCTGCGCAACCTGCAGGCCCACAAGTACGACGTGATCCTGCCGGACGCCACGTTGCTCATCGAGAACCCCGCCGCGCTGGTGGACGTCAACGCCGACAAGCACGGCGTGCGCCAGGTCGCCGAGGCGTTCGTCAGGTTCCTGTGGACCGCCGCAGCCCAGCGCGGCTTCGCGCAGCATGGCTTCCGGTCCGTGGACCCGGCTGTCGCCAGGGAGTTCGCGGACCAGTACCCCGTGCCGCCGCAGCTCTTCACCATGGAGTACCTGGGCGGCTGGGATACCGTCAACAAGACCATCTACGGCCCCGACGGCCTGTGGGCCAGGATTGGTCGCGAGCAGTAG
- a CDS encoding dihydrodipicolinate synthase family protein, giving the protein MAEKLKGIVPALATPLLEDGRPDEAGIRKLVQYQLEGGVSGFFVGGSTGEGPILRDEDWRQLHEWVIDEVNHRVPILAHVADVGTARAIDRAKIAADLGAEAAVATLPYYYVHAGAEAVRFFTGLADACPIPLYIYNVPQRTQVPLSADTLQELSHHPNIHGVKDSAVDPILHFDLIHRMKDTDFTVLNGSEFFVGASVLMGGDGGLLGICNLCPKLCVELYEAAARGDVPAVRKLQPVVSDVTTVFFTKPGSALSGLKKAMSLLGLCEPYTSHPFTPTTPEQDAAIEAILKRNGLL; this is encoded by the coding sequence ATGGCTGAGAAGTTGAAGGGCATCGTGCCGGCGCTGGCGACACCGCTGCTGGAGGACGGGCGGCCCGACGAGGCCGGTATCCGCAAGCTGGTGCAGTACCAGCTTGAGGGCGGGGTGAGCGGCTTCTTCGTGGGCGGCTCGACCGGCGAGGGGCCGATCCTGCGGGATGAGGACTGGCGCCAACTGCACGAATGGGTCATAGACGAGGTCAACCATCGCGTGCCGATCCTGGCGCACGTGGCCGATGTCGGCACCGCCCGCGCCATAGACCGGGCGAAGATCGCCGCCGACCTGGGCGCCGAAGCCGCCGTGGCCACGCTCCCGTACTACTACGTCCACGCGGGCGCGGAAGCCGTCCGCTTCTTCACCGGCCTGGCGGACGCCTGCCCGATCCCGCTGTACATCTACAACGTGCCCCAGCGCACCCAGGTGCCGCTCTCGGCCGACACGCTGCAGGAGCTGTCCCACCACCCGAACATCCACGGCGTCAAGGACAGCGCCGTGGACCCGATCCTGCACTTCGACCTGATCCACCGCATGAAGGATACGGACTTCACGGTGCTCAACGGCTCGGAGTTCTTCGTCGGGGCCAGTGTGCTGATGGGCGGCGACGGCGGCCTGCTGGGCATCTGCAACCTGTGCCCGAAGCTGTGCGTGGAGCTGTATGAGGCGGCGGCGCGAGGCGATGTCCCGGCCGTGCGCAAGCTGCAGCCCGTGGTGTCCGATGTCACCACGGTCTTCTTCACCAAGCCTGGCAGCGCGCTGTCGGGGCTGAAGAAGGCGATGTCGCTGCTGGGCCTGTGCGAGCCCTACACCTCGCACCCGTTCACGCCCACGACGCCCGAGCAGGACGCGGCAATCGAGGCGATCCTGAAGCGCAACGGGCTGCTGTAG
- a CDS encoding M55 family metallopeptidase: MRVYILTDLEGVSGLTMWSQCGPDGGDAYQMARRLLMGDVNAAVDGCYDGGATEVVVLDGHGWPCNMHPELMHPGAEYLCGRGFPRGWDMDRSFDLGMQVGAHSMNRTKDGVLCHTQNHATDARYWYNGREMGELGQGAIEMAHFGFPCVFVSGDVAACREAKEFFGEHCVTVAVKQGLGRQCARLMAPAKTRELIRAGACEAMKRGQQVPLFTIEFPARARLEALEERAPDEWTWEQIEAAPHRVHEGVCETALDIYGF; this comes from the coding sequence ATGCGCGTGTACATTCTGACCGACCTCGAAGGCGTCTCGGGCCTGACGATGTGGAGCCAGTGCGGCCCCGACGGCGGCGACGCCTACCAGATGGCACGGCGGCTGCTGATGGGCGATGTCAACGCGGCCGTGGACGGCTGCTACGACGGCGGCGCCACGGAAGTCGTGGTGCTCGACGGTCACGGCTGGCCCTGCAACATGCACCCGGAGCTGATGCACCCGGGGGCCGAGTACCTCTGCGGCCGTGGCTTCCCCCGAGGCTGGGACATGGACCGCAGCTTCGACCTGGGGATGCAGGTCGGCGCCCATTCCATGAACCGCACGAAGGACGGCGTGCTGTGCCACACCCAGAACCACGCGACCGACGCCCGCTACTGGTACAACGGGCGGGAGATGGGCGAGTTGGGCCAGGGCGCCATCGAGATGGCCCACTTCGGCTTCCCCTGCGTGTTCGTCAGCGGCGATGTGGCGGCATGTCGGGAGGCGAAGGAGTTCTTCGGCGAGCACTGCGTCACGGTCGCCGTCAAGCAGGGCCTGGGGCGGCAGTGCGCGCGGCTCATGGCGCCGGCGAAGACGCGCGAGCTGATCCGCGCGGGCGCCTGCGAAGCGATGAAGCGCGGCCAGCAGGTGCCGCTCTTCACCATTGAGTTCCCCGCGCGGGCGCGGCTGGAGGCGCTCGAGGAGCGCGCGCCGGACGAATGGACCTGGGAGCAGATCGAGGCCGCCCCGCACCGCGTGCATGAGGGCGTGTGCGAGACGGCGCTGGATATCTACGGCTTCTGA
- a CDS encoding carbon-nitrogen hydrolase family protein: MARFARVSVVAYPACAGGPDWIERTRESVIAHLREAGRARPDLVVFPEGLNCRGHTRELWWEVAEPIPGPTFAAVAEVAAELGCFVVLPLIEHAGTHLLNTAAFIGRDGGLVGKYHKIMPTMMELEFGVRPGTEAPAFTLDFGRVGAAICFDIHYDHVGRMLADSGCELVCFVAQTRGGDRLLHWVRDYGYYIATSYPEMSYLVDMAGRFLGQTGWEMDQVRAGLVPPICSAVINMDRMLFHLAGNQDKFPEILKKYGPGVEIEIHYPEAHCTIASLMDDVTVEDLVAEFELEPWVDYLNRCRRVREEHLP; the protein is encoded by the coding sequence ATGGCTCGCTTTGCCCGTGTCTCTGTTGTCGCCTACCCGGCCTGCGCCGGTGGGCCAGACTGGATCGAGCGCACGCGCGAGTCGGTCATCGCCCACCTGCGCGAGGCGGGGCGGGCCAGGCCCGACCTCGTCGTGTTCCCCGAGGGCCTCAACTGCCGTGGCCACACGCGCGAGCTGTGGTGGGAGGTGGCCGAGCCCATCCCGGGCCCGACGTTCGCGGCTGTCGCTGAGGTGGCGGCGGAACTGGGGTGTTTCGTCGTGCTGCCACTGATCGAGCACGCGGGGACGCATTTGCTCAACACGGCGGCCTTCATCGGGCGCGACGGCGGCCTGGTCGGCAAGTACCACAAGATCATGCCGACGATGATGGAACTGGAGTTCGGCGTGCGCCCGGGCACCGAGGCGCCGGCCTTCACGCTGGACTTCGGCCGCGTTGGCGCCGCCATCTGCTTCGACATCCACTACGACCATGTCGGACGCATGCTGGCCGACAGCGGGTGCGAACTGGTGTGCTTCGTGGCGCAGACGCGCGGCGGCGACCGCCTGCTGCACTGGGTGCGTGACTACGGGTATTACATCGCGACGAGCTACCCGGAGATGTCGTACCTCGTGGACATGGCCGGGCGCTTCCTGGGCCAGACGGGGTGGGAGATGGACCAGGTGCGGGCCGGCCTCGTCCCGCCCATCTGCTCGGCGGTCATCAACATGGACCGTATGCTCTTCCACCTGGCTGGCAACCAGGACAAGTTCCCCGAGATACTCAAGAAGTACGGCCCCGGTGTGGAGATCGAGATCCACTACCCCGAGGCCCACTGCACGATCGCTTCGCTCATGGATGACGTGACGGTGGAGGACCTCGTGGCGGAGTTCGAGTTGGAACCGTGGGTGGACTACCTCAACCGCTGCCGGCGGGTGCGGGAGGAGCATCTGCCGTGA
- a CDS encoding GNAT family N-acetyltransferase, giving the protein MVTPMGGVTLRGGSVMTITMVEPPQEDVAQRLLHFLEHKDNDSYRGIRQRLEGMYASHCLDRYFIGEVEGRIVGHVWYGLPRGGAGEPTWGVGNFGHVYTEPEWRGQGIASEIVRVLVDHFNAEPQGKCLLCSASAQSGRIYRKYGFEFIPPTAESGAMGLVKGETFAELEQRYFAPDRPVHVREGHVGHRHDVDRMMDFSPAWIEARRHWHPAFLSSSVPTYMAALHKVEDGRGLLTVLQTEDGSVLGYATVLNLGSPYEANLRTLDFAVHPHYLDQAGTLLTETLTMAQQEGLPRPHAFVAACDESKLAALREAGFSVSHTFTGAFVLGGTAHDLLMLQS; this is encoded by the coding sequence ATGGTTACACCTATGGGTGGGGTTACACTCCGCGGCGGGTCAGTGATGACCATCACGATGGTCGAGCCGCCGCAGGAGGATGTGGCGCAGCGGCTTCTGCACTTCCTGGAGCACAAGGACAACGACAGCTACCGCGGCATCCGGCAACGGCTGGAGGGCATGTACGCGTCGCACTGCCTGGACCGCTACTTCATCGGCGAGGTGGAGGGGCGGATCGTGGGGCACGTCTGGTACGGTCTGCCACGCGGCGGCGCGGGCGAGCCCACGTGGGGCGTCGGTAACTTCGGGCATGTCTATACCGAGCCCGAGTGGCGCGGCCAGGGCATCGCCTCCGAGATCGTGCGCGTGCTGGTAGACCACTTCAACGCCGAGCCGCAGGGCAAGTGCTTGCTGTGCTCCGCCAGCGCCCAGTCCGGCCGCATCTACCGCAAGTACGGCTTCGAGTTCATCCCCCCGACCGCGGAGTCCGGCGCGATGGGGCTGGTCAAGGGCGAGACCTTCGCCGAGTTGGAGCAGCGCTACTTCGCGCCGGACCGGCCGGTGCACGTGCGCGAGGGACACGTCGGCCACCGGCACGATGTGGACCGGATGATGGACTTCTCCCCGGCCTGGATCGAGGCCCGCCGGCACTGGCACCCCGCGTTCCTCAGCAGCAGCGTGCCCACGTACATGGCCGCGCTGCACAAGGTCGAGGACGGGCGCGGGCTGCTGACCGTGCTGCAGACCGAGGATGGCAGCGTGCTGGGCTATGCGACCGTGCTCAACCTCGGGTCGCCCTACGAGGCAAACCTGCGAACGCTGGACTTCGCCGTCCACCCGCACTACCTGGACCAGGCCGGGACGCTGCTGACCGAGACGCTCACCATGGCGCAGCAGGAGGGCCTCCCCCGCCCCCACGCCTTCGTCGCCGCCTGCGACGAGAGCAAGCTCGCGGCGCTGCGGGAGGCGGGCTTCAGCGTCAGCCACACCTTCACCGGAGCCTTCGTCCTCGGCGGCACGGCGCATGATCTGCTGATGCTGCAGAGCTGA